The following DNA comes from Paraburkholderia phytofirmans PsJN.
GGCAAGCAACACGCGATCGGCGTGAGCGTCATGCAGAACGGCACCACGCGGCAATTCATGGCGACGCGCGAAGTAATTCTGTCGGCGGGCGCGGTCGATTCGCCGAAGCTGCTGCAACTCTCCGGCGTAGGCGACAGCGCGTTGCTGGCGAAGCATCGCATCGCGATGGTCAAGGAACTGCCCGCCGTGGGCCAGAATCTGCAAGACCATTTGTGCGTGAGCTTCTACTATCGCGCGAATATGAAGACGCTGAACGACGAAATGCGGCCGCTGCTCGGCAAGCTCAAGCTCGGTCTGCAATATCTGCTGACGCGCAAAGGACCGCTCGCGATGAGCGTGAACCAGTCGGGCGGCTTCTTCAAAGGCAATGATCTGCAAACGCAGCCGAATCTGCAGTTGTACTTCAATCCGTTGTCGTACCGCATTCCGAAGAGCAACAAGGCGAATCTCGAACCCGAACCGTACTCGGGCTTTCTGCTGGCGTTCAATCCGTGCCGGCCGACCAGCCGCGGTTCGATCGAGATCGCATCGAATCGCGCCGAAGACTCCGCGAAGATCCGCATCAACGCGCTGACCACGGAGAAGGACATCGACGAAGTGATCCAGGGGTGCGAACTGGTGCGCAAGGTGATGGCGTCGCCGGCGTTGAAGGCGATCACGGTCGAGGAAATCTCGCCGGGGCCGCAGGTGAATACGCGCGAGGGCTTTCTGCAGTACTTCCGTGAGCAATCGGGCTCGATCTATCACCTGTGCGGTTCGTGCGCGATGGGCGACGATCCGCGCAGCTCGGTGGTGGATGCGCGATTGCGCGTGCACGGTATCGCGGGCTTGCGCGTGGTCGATGCGTCGATCTTCCCGAACATCACGTCGGGCAATATCAATGCACCGACCATGATGGTGGCGGAGAAGGGCGCCGACATGATTCTCGAAGACGCCGCGAGCGAAGTTGCGTATCGGCCTGTAACCGCGGAGATGGCTGCGGCTGCGTGATCCGGTAACGCGCGCTTCAACCGGCTTCAACCGGCGTCGCTCAAAGGCGCCGATTCCGACGCATCGAGCGCCCGTCCGCTCAACCAGATTTCCTGCTGCAACCAGTCGCGAAACAACGCGACGTGCGGCAGTTCGTCCTGTTCGGCTCGCGTCACGAACCAGTACGATTGATGCCCGTCAACGTGCACGTTCAATACTTGCACGAGTTGGCCCTCGGCCAGTTCGCGCGCAATCATGTGACGGTCGGCGATGGTCACGCCGAGCCCGTCGATTGCCGCGCGAATCGCGTGATCGAGCAGATCGAATTCATAACCGCCGCGCGTGTCCACGTTTTCAATGCCCGCGGCCTTGAGCCAATGCTGCCAGGTAAGGTAGCGCTGATCGGCGCTCGCAAGCACATGCAACAGCGTGAACTGATTCAGATCGATTGCCGCGCTGCCTGCTTGGCGCGCGAGCAAGGCGGGCGAGCACACCGCGATATGGCGCTCGCTCATCAACAGACGGTTTTCGACACCTTCCCACTCGCCATTGCCGAAACGGATCGCGCAATCGAGCACGCCGGATTCCGCGAGGTTGTCGTCGACGCGCGTCGACAGACTCAGTTCGAGTTGCGGATGTGCATCACGCAAGCGGCCAAGGCGCGGCATCAGCCAGCGGCTCGTGAAGGTGGGTGGCGCATTAATGCGCAGGCGATTGCGATGGGTCTTTTCCTGCAGGCCGCGAACCGTGAGTTCGATACGGTCGAAGGATTGCTGCAGTGCTTGCAGAAGAACGCGGCCGGCAGCCGACAGTTCCAGATGATGATGGTGACGCTGCAGCAGCGTCTCGCCCAATTGCGCCTCGAGTTGCCGAACCTGGCGGCTCACCGCGCTTTGCGTGACGTTGAGGAGTTCCGCGGCGCGGGTGAAGCTGCCCGTGCGGCCGGCGACTTCGAAGGCTTTCAGCGCATTCAGCGCGGGCATTTTGCGTTTCAAGATGTTCGACCGGGAGTGAGCGCGCAGACGCGCGATGTCCCGGCATTTTACTGGTTTGCCCGCGCGGCGCGCCGCCCATGAATGCGCCGCGCAGGCGTTGCAGCTTCAATAAGCAATACAGACCGACTTGCTTTCCGTATAGGACTCGATGATCGACTTGCCGTGTTCACGACCTATGCCCGACGCCTTGAAGCCGCCGAACGGCATCGCCGGGTCGACCATGTTGTGCGTGTTGACCCACACCGTTCCGGCCTCGATGCCGTCCACGAGCCGCAGCGCCTTGTCGAGCTGATTGGTCCAGACGCTCGCGCCGAGACCGTACTCGGAGGCGTTCGCCTGAGCCAGCACTTCGTCCAGATCGTCATAGGGCATGGCGACCAGCACCGGGCCGAACACCTCTTCCTTGACGACGGCAAGCGGCTTGCAGGCGCGATTGGCGATCACCGTCGGACGCACGAAGTAGCCCTCGCGCTCCACGCGCGCATCGCGCGACACAATCTCGCCGCCTTCGTCCTTGCCCTGCGCGATCATGCCGGCCACTTTGTCGCGATGCCGCGCGGAGACCATCGGACCCATCTGCGTCGCGGCGTCAAAACCGGAGCCGAGCGTGATACCGTCGGCGACGGCGGCAATGCCTTGCACGACTTCGTCATAGATGGAGCGCGCGACATACAGGCGCGAGCCCGCCGTGCAAACCTGGCCGTGGTTGAAGAAGATCGCGCCGGCCGCGCCTTCAATCGCCTTGCGCGGATCGCAGTCGTCGAGCACGATCACCGGGCTCTTGCCGCCCAGTTCGAGCGACGCGCGCTTCAGATCGTCCGCGCATTGACGGCCGATGATGCGCCCGACTTCGGTCGAACCCGTGAACGTGACCTTCTTCACCAGCGGATGCCGCACGAGCGCAGCGCCGGCTGTTTCACCACGGCCGGTGACCACGTTGAATACGCCCGCAGGGAAACCCGCTTCGTGCGCGAGTTCGGCGAGACGGATGGCCGTCAGCGGCGTTTCTTCAGCGGGTTTCAGCACCACGGTGCAGCCGCAG
Coding sequences within:
- a CDS encoding GMC family oxidoreductase; translation: MNYDYIIVGAGSAGCILANRLSASGQYSVLLLEAGGKDSSFWFKIPVGFTKTYYNETYNWMYYSEPEKELDNRPIYCPRGKVQGGSGSINAMIYVRGQPHDFDDWAAAGNTGWAFRDVLPYFRKLESHPLGNTDYHGADGPIRISPMKDAVHPICHVFLKGCDQAGYQRSDDFNGAQFEGAGIYDVNTRNGQRSSSSFEYLHPVLSRKNLTVERDVLASRVLFDGKQHAIGVSVMQNGTTRQFMATREVILSAGAVDSPKLLQLSGVGDSALLAKHRIAMVKELPAVGQNLQDHLCVSFYYRANMKTLNDEMRPLLGKLKLGLQYLLTRKGPLAMSVNQSGGFFKGNDLQTQPNLQLYFNPLSYRIPKSNKANLEPEPYSGFLLAFNPCRPTSRGSIEIASNRAEDSAKIRINALTTEKDIDEVIQGCELVRKVMASPALKAITVEEISPGPQVNTREGFLQYFREQSGSIYHLCGSCAMGDDPRSSVVDARLRVHGIAGLRVVDASIFPNITSGNINAPTMMVAEKGADMILEDAASEVAYRPVTAEMAAAA
- a CDS encoding LysR substrate-binding domain-containing protein — protein: MPALNALKAFEVAGRTGSFTRAAELLNVTQSAVSRQVRQLEAQLGETLLQRHHHHLELSAAGRVLLQALQQSFDRIELTVRGLQEKTHRNRLRINAPPTFTSRWLMPRLGRLRDAHPQLELSLSTRVDDNLAESGVLDCAIRFGNGEWEGVENRLLMSERHIAVCSPALLARQAGSAAIDLNQFTLLHVLASADQRYLTWQHWLKAAGIENVDTRGGYEFDLLDHAIRAAIDGLGVTIADRHMIARELAEGQLVQVLNVHVDGHQSYWFVTRAEQDELPHVALFRDWLQQEIWLSGRALDASESAPLSDAG
- the styD gene encoding phenylacetaldehyde dehydrogenase StyD, which translates into the protein MTEHKLAATLPHTMFINGEKTGSAAGKTFPVFNPATAEEIAQIPDASEADIDHAVRTSKAAFESDAWRRMPPAVREGLLLKLADLVERHSDELATLETLNQGKLIGFSKMLEVAGSVQWLRYMAGWATKIEGSTFDLSIPFPPGTRYNASTKRVPAGVVAAIVPWNFPLLMAVWKIAPALACGCTVVLKPAEETPLTAIRLAELAHEAGFPAGVFNVVTGRGETAGAALVRHPLVKKVTFTGSTEVGRIIGRQCADDLKRASLELGGKSPVIVLDDCDPRKAIEGAAGAIFFNHGQVCTAGSRLYVARSIYDEVVQGIAAVADGITLGSGFDAATQMGPMVSARHRDKVAGMIAQGKDEGGEIVSRDARVEREGYFVRPTVIANRACKPLAVVKEEVFGPVLVAMPYDDLDEVLAQANASEYGLGASVWTNQLDKALRLVDGIEAGTVWVNTHNMVDPAMPFGGFKASGIGREHGKSIIESYTESKSVCIAY